Proteins found in one Oxyura jamaicensis isolate SHBP4307 breed ruddy duck unplaced genomic scaffold, BPBGC_Ojam_1.0 oxyUn_random_OJ70157, whole genome shotgun sequence genomic segment:
- the CANT1 gene encoding soluble calcium-activated nucleotidase 1, with product MPVPPCNESMSPLRISVGGLPVLASMTKGADPRFRPRWKAIVLSSACVGFVLLLFCLHRPSPARPVTPNAHNWQLRLRAEDRYNDTYPLSPPQRNPEGVRYRIGVIADLDTQSRGSEEHTWFSYLKKGYLVLSASGDSVTVEWDKEESVLRSHLAEKGRGMELSELVVFNGKLYSVDDRTGVVYQIEGSKVVPWVILSDGDGTVGKGFKAEWLAVKDEHLYVGGLGKEWTTTTGEVVNENPEWVKVIGYKGDVGHESWVANYNALRAAAGIRPPGYLIHESASWSDTLQRWFFLPRRASHERYNEKADERRGTNLLLSSSQDFGDITVGRVGEVVPTHGFSSFKFIPDTDDQIIVALKSEEDNGKIASYIMAFTLDGRFLLPETRIGSVKYEGIEFI from the exons ATGCCCGTCCCGCCGTGCAATGAGTCTATGAGCCCCCTCCGGATCAGCGTGGGCGGCCTGCCTGTCCTCGCGTCCATGACCAAGGGCGCCGACCCCCGGTTCCGACCGCGCTGGAAGGCCATCGTGCTGTCGTCAGCCTGCGTGGGCTtcgtgctgctgctcttctgcttgCACCGGCCCTCCCCGGCGCGGCCCGTCACGCCCAATGCTCACAACTGGCAGCTCCGGCTGCGGGCAGAGGACCGCTACAACGACACCTACccgctgtcccccccccagaGGAACCCCGAGGGCGTGCGCTACCGCATCGGGGTCATTGCGGACCTGGACACTCAGTCCCGGGGCTCTGAGGAGCACACCTGGTTCAGTTACCTGAAGAAGGGCTACCTGGTGCTGTCGGCCAGCGGGGACAGCGTGACGGTGGAATGGGACAAAGAGGAGAGCGTGCTGCGGTCCCACCTGGCCGAGAAGGGCAGGGGCATGGAGCTCTCGGAGCTCGTCGTCTTCAACGGGAAGCTGTACTCCGTGGATGACCGGACGGGGGTGGTCTACCAGATCGAGGGCAGCAAGGTGGTGCCCTGGGTGATCCTCTCGGATGGGGACGGCACCGTGGGGAAAG GCTTCAAGGCGGAGTGGCTGGCGGTGAAGGACGAGCACCTGTACGTGGGGGGCCTGGGCAAGGAGTGGACCACGACCACGGGCGAGGTGGTCAACGAGAACCCCGAGTGGGTGAAGGTCATCGGCTACAAGGGCGACGTGGGCCACGAGAGCTGGGTGGCAAACTACAACGCGCTGAGGGCTGCGGCTGGGATCCGACCCCCAG GTTACCTGATCCACGAGTCGGCCTCCTGGAGCGACACGCTGCAGCGCTGGTTCTTCCTGCCGCGCCGCGCCAGCCACGAGCGCTACAACGAGAAGGCAGACGAGCGGCGAGGCACCAAcctgctgctcagctccagccagGACTTCGGGGACATCACGGTGGGGCGGGTGGGTGAGGTGGTCCCCACCCACGGCTTCTCCTCCTTCAAGTTCATCCCAGACACGGACGACCAGATCATCGTGGCGCTGAAGTCGGAGGAGGACAACGGCAAGATCGCCAGCTACATCATGGCCTTCACGCTGGACGGACGCTTCCTCCTGCCGGAGACCAGGATTGGGAGCGTGAAATACGAGGGCATTGAGTTTATTTAA